A segment of the Zingiber officinale cultivar Zhangliang chromosome 8B, Zo_v1.1, whole genome shotgun sequence genome:
CCCTGATCGGAATTCTCCAAATGCCTCAGTGATTGAGAGCGTCTCAATTCCACCGCCAAGGAGTTCATCCAAAGCTTGGCTTCCCATGGTAATTCGAATCACCGCCTTTCTCCTGAGAAGCAGATCGCTTCCGGTTACATGCCCAATGTTCACGAGCTTCTCAGCAGCCTCGCAAATCTTATCTACCTTGGTTTCGAATAGTCCCTTGATTCCCGTTAAGTTCTTTTTCGTGTGCATCATTAGACCATTGCAAGTGTAGATCCCTGAATCCTGGAGCTTCTTAATGTCGCCCTCGTTAATCCCTTGCAAAATCAATTTGTAGATCAATTCGAAgatctcttcttcatcttcatcttcctgGTCCACCAGCTGCAGTTGGCCATGCTCCTCGATCATCTTCTCTTTTCCAGAGCGGAAACCAAATGCAAGAGAGGAGAGacgttttgaaaacat
Coding sequences within it:
- the LOC122013820 gene encoding meiotic recombination protein DMC1 homolog translates to MFSKRLSSLAFGFRSGKEKMIEEHGQLQLVDQEDEDEEEIFELIYKLILQGINEGDIKKLQDSGIYTCNGLMMHTKKNLTGIKGLFETKVDKICEAAEKLVNIGHVTGSDLLLRRKAVIRITMGSQALDELLGGGIETLSITEAFGEFRSGKTQLAHMLCVSTQLPIHMHGGNGKIAYIDTEGTFRPDRIVPIAERFGMDAGAVLDNIVCARVYTYEYQYNLLLGLVAKMFEEPFRLLIVDSVIALFRVDCSGRGELAEF